In Cryptomeria japonica chromosome 10, Sugi_1.0, whole genome shotgun sequence, a genomic segment contains:
- the LOC131076120 gene encoding chaperone protein dnaJ 11, chloroplastic, which yields MAAYSVFSSARSEPCGLFALQPHIRVRTGEIFKCSSALRLGLNFRAIKSCGRWMAQAATCERAKDKRFLQNCTLYDFLGLPQDATQKNIKEAYRKSAKIWHPDIAMKSESNDHTQEFLKIRDAYVVLSDPVARERYDEQLKLHSPQRRMTHDKFPGIVSFDHSNGNPCYFSSSWRSNWETDQCW from the coding sequence ATGGCTGCTTATTCGGTGTTTTCCTCCGCTAGAAGTGAACCCTGCGGGTTATTTGCCCTGCAACCCCATATTAGGGTAAGGACGGGGGAAATTTTCAAGTGTAGCTCTGCTCTGCGGTTAGGGTTAAATTTCAGGGCTATAAAAAGTTGCGGCAGATGGATGGCGCAGGCTGCCACTTGTGAACGGGCTAAGGACAAGCGGTTTTTGCAGAATTGTACCCTATACGACTTTTTAGGGCTTCCCCAGGATGCCACTCAGAAGAATATCAAAGAGGCATATAGAAAATCAGCAAAGATATGGCACCCGGATATTGCCATGAAGAGCGAATCGAACGATCACACCCAGGAATTTCTCAAGATTCGTGATGCCTATGTTGTCTTGTCTGATCCGGTGGCCAGGGAGCGCTACGATGAACAGTTAAAGCTGCATTCACCGCAAAGGAGGATGACGCATGACAAATTTCCTGGAATTGTGTCCTTTGATCACTCTAACGGCAATCCTTGTTACTTTTCCTCTTCCTGGAGGAGCAATTGGGAGACTGACCAGTGTTGGTGA